From Rhodanobacteraceae bacterium, the proteins below share one genomic window:
- a CDS encoding tRNA (cytidine(32)/uridine(32)-2'-O)-methyltransferase, with amino-acid sequence MNQSTASIPPAPQTIRFVMARTSHPGNIGSAARAIRTMGFWRLVLVAPQRYPDPQVTAMAAGADDVLANLAVAGSVPEAVADCTRVYGLSARRRGVNLPELDPRTAVGEIAPLLRQGNEVALLFGNERSGLDNEELSVCHAMIRIPSVEEFSSLNLAQAVQLMAWELRMATMDGAAESPPDHDAPPATADQMERFFEHLFATLHAIDFHKGRSAKTIEQRLRRLFHRAMPDSRELRILHGVLADAERMASLAKGRGA; translated from the coding sequence ATGAACCAATCCACAGCCTCCATCCCGCCTGCACCGCAAACGATCCGCTTCGTGATGGCGCGCACCTCGCATCCCGGCAACATCGGTTCGGCCGCCCGCGCGATCCGCACCATGGGCTTCTGGCGTTTGGTGCTGGTGGCGCCGCAGCGCTATCCCGATCCGCAGGTCACCGCGATGGCGGCCGGCGCGGACGACGTGCTGGCCAACCTGGCCGTGGCCGGCAGCGTGCCGGAAGCGGTGGCCGACTGCACCCGCGTATACGGCCTGTCCGCGCGCCGGCGCGGCGTCAACCTGCCGGAACTCGATCCGCGCACCGCGGTGGGCGAAATCGCGCCGCTGCTGCGGCAGGGCAACGAGGTCGCGCTGCTGTTCGGCAACGAACGCTCCGGCCTCGACAACGAAGAACTGTCGGTGTGCCACGCGATGATCCGCATCCCCAGCGTCGAGGAATTCTCCTCGCTCAATCTTGCGCAGGCCGTGCAACTGATGGCGTGGGAACTGCGGATGGCGACGATGGACGGCGCCGCCGAATCGCCGCCGGACCACGATGCACCGCCCGCCACCGCCGACCAGATGGAGCGCTTCTTCGAGCACCTGTTCGCAACCCTGCACGCGATCGATTTCCACAAGGGCCGCTCGGCGAAAACCATCGAGCAGCGCCTGCGCCGCCTGTTTCATCGCGCGATGCCGGACTCGCGCGAACTGCGCATCCTGCATGGCGTGCTCGCGGACGCGGAGCGAATGGCGAGCTTGGCGAAAGGGCGCGGCGCGTGA
- a CDS encoding Inositol-1-monophosphatase gives MARPIVTVAIRAARAAGSVILRYMNRLDSLAVIEKHHFDFVSEVDRQAEREIVRELKRAYPDHAILGEESGASGKAGARFTWAVDPLDGTHNYLRGIPHFGVSLALLDRNEPVHAVILDPVRNEIFTASKGDGAFLNDRRVRIGKRESLDGAMLCTGFPYRERRHLDAQLAMTRELLKRAEDFRRTGSAALDLAWTAVGRFDGYFETGLKIWDMAAGCLLVREAGGRYCDYMGREGVPESGNLVAANHVLASQIVETIAPMLTSELKH, from the coding sequence ATGGCCCGACCCATCGTCACCGTTGCGATCCGTGCCGCGCGCGCCGCGGGCAGCGTGATCCTGCGCTACATGAACCGACTCGACAGCCTGGCCGTGATCGAGAAGCATCATTTCGATTTCGTTTCCGAGGTCGATCGCCAGGCCGAACGCGAAATCGTGCGCGAACTGAAGCGCGCGTATCCGGACCACGCGATCCTCGGCGAGGAGTCCGGCGCCTCCGGCAAGGCCGGCGCGCGATTCACGTGGGCGGTCGATCCACTGGACGGCACGCACAACTATTTGCGCGGCATCCCGCATTTCGGGGTGTCGCTGGCGCTGCTGGATCGCAACGAGCCGGTGCACGCGGTGATCCTCGACCCCGTGCGCAACGAGATCTTCACCGCCAGCAAGGGCGACGGCGCGTTCCTCAACGATCGGCGCGTCCGCATCGGCAAGCGCGAGTCGCTGGACGGCGCGATGCTGTGCACGGGTTTCCCCTACCGCGAACGCCGCCACCTCGACGCACAGCTCGCCATGACCCGCGAATTGCTGAAGCGCGCGGAGGATTTCCGGCGCACCGGTTCGGCCGCGCTGGATCTCGCCTGGACCGCGGTCGGACGTTTCGACGGCTATTTCGAAACGGGCCTGAAAATCTGGGACATGGCCGCGGGCTGCCTGCTGGTGCGCGAGGCCGGCGGGCGCTATTGCGACTACATGGGTCGCGAAGGCGTGCCGGAATCCGGCAATCTCGTCGCCGCCAATCACGTGCTCGCGTCGCAGATCGTCGAGACGATTGCACCGATGCTGACGTCGGAACTGAAGCACTAG
- a CDS encoding Membrane-bound lytic murein transglycosylase D precursor has protein sequence MAIACALFLAAAWAGPAAASVLYRCTGAGGETAYVSSTAGYRNCVKLGQWHTASVHRVEASQHTTHKNNQPSGTTLPGQPPRSVTANPAVLKITPLGDDDAVPATAPAAKQTWQPFPVVALDTLGAWVLPRVLGVDLAPERATPAPASSTPAPSATAPIPLKLEADKPTPPKTGAVYRVVQKNGTVLYTNVASLAQGHDAKMLFTYIVECYACNVHSKIDWNTVPLQLAAYGDDIQSAARLSGVNAALLRAIIHAESGFNPRALSYKGAQGLMQLMPGTAFELGVGDAFDPAQNISGGARYLALLLHDFHGDVKLAAAAYNAGAGAVTKYGGVPPYAETQVYVKRVAVLYQRYLDALAAHAVPTLATIKAGS, from the coding sequence ATGGCGATCGCGTGCGCGCTGTTTTTGGCAGCCGCATGGGCCGGTCCGGCGGCGGCCAGCGTGCTTTACCGCTGCACCGGCGCGGGCGGCGAGACGGCCTACGTCAGCAGCACCGCGGGCTATCGCAATTGCGTGAAGCTCGGCCAATGGCACACCGCTTCCGTGCATCGCGTCGAAGCCAGCCAGCACACCACGCACAAGAACAACCAGCCCAGCGGCACCACGCTGCCGGGCCAGCCACCGCGTTCCGTGACCGCCAACCCCGCGGTGTTGAAGATCACGCCGCTGGGTGATGACGATGCGGTACCCGCCACCGCGCCGGCGGCGAAGCAAACCTGGCAGCCGTTCCCGGTGGTGGCGCTGGATACGCTGGGCGCGTGGGTGCTGCCGCGCGTGCTCGGTGTCGACCTGGCGCCCGAACGCGCCACGCCGGCGCCCGCTTCGAGTACGCCCGCGCCATCGGCGACCGCGCCGATCCCGCTGAAGCTCGAAGCCGACAAGCCGACGCCGCCGAAAACCGGCGCGGTGTATCGCGTGGTGCAGAAGAACGGCACCGTGCTGTACACCAACGTCGCGTCGCTGGCGCAGGGCCACGACGCGAAGATGCTGTTCACCTACATCGTCGAATGCTACGCGTGCAACGTGCATTCGAAGATCGACTGGAACACCGTGCCGCTGCAGCTTGCGGCCTATGGCGACGATATCCAGTCGGCCGCCAGGCTGTCGGGCGTCAACGCCGCGCTGCTGCGCGCGATCATCCACGCCGAATCCGGGTTCAATCCGCGCGCGCTGTCGTACAAGGGTGCGCAGGGTTTGATGCAATTGATGCCGGGCACCGCGTTCGAGCTGGGCGTGGGCGACGCTTTCGACCCAGCGCAGAACATCAGCGGCGGCGCGCGCTACCTTGCCTTGCTGCTGCACGATTTCCACGGCGACGTGAAGCTGGCCGCGGCCGCGTACAACGCAGGCGCCGGCGCGGTGACGAAGTACGGCGGCGTGCCGCCGTATGCCGAGACGCAGGTGTACGTGAAACGCGTGGCGGTGTTGTACCAGCGCTATCTCGACGCGCTGGCAGCGCACGCCGTGCCCACGCTGGCGACGATCAAGGCTGGCAGTTAA
- a CDS encoding tRNA-i(6)A37 methylthiotransferase, with protein sequence MADTPAPAKPGSKKLFIQTHGCQMNEYDSRKMEEVLGAERGMVRTDDVSQAEVILVNTCSIREKAQEKVFSQLGRWKAFKQANPDVLIGVGGCVASQEGAAIVERAPYVDLVFGPQTLHRLPDLIDARRSTGKPQVDISFPEIEKFDRLPEPRAEGPSAFVSIMEGCSKYCSFCVVPYTRGEEISRPFDDVLAEVASLAEQGVKEVNLLGQNVNAYRGPMFDGGTADLALLIRAIAEIDGIGRIRFTTSHPLEFSDSLVAAYRDVPKLANFLHLPVQSGSDRVLAMMKRGYTALEFKSKIRKLRAVRPDICVSSDFIVGFPGETDADFEKTMQLIDDVGFDQSFSFIYSKRPGTPAANLPDPTPDAVKHERLTRLQNAINAHAAKISEAMVGTTQRILVTGPSKKNPNELTGKTENMRQVNFAGDARLVGQFVDVVIAAALTNSLRGRVQAEHASAV encoded by the coding sequence ATGGCCGATACCCCCGCCCCAGCCAAGCCTGGATCGAAGAAGTTGTTCATCCAGACCCACGGCTGCCAGATGAACGAGTACGACTCCCGCAAGATGGAGGAGGTGCTTGGCGCCGAGCGCGGGATGGTGCGCACGGACGACGTGTCGCAGGCCGAGGTGATCCTGGTGAACACCTGCTCGATCCGCGAGAAGGCGCAGGAGAAGGTGTTCTCGCAGCTCGGCCGCTGGAAGGCATTCAAGCAGGCGAATCCCGACGTGCTGATCGGCGTCGGCGGCTGCGTGGCTTCGCAGGAAGGCGCAGCGATCGTGGAGCGCGCGCCGTACGTCGATCTGGTGTTCGGTCCGCAAACACTGCACCGCCTGCCTGACCTGATCGACGCGCGCCGCTCAACCGGCAAGCCGCAGGTCGACATTTCCTTCCCCGAGATCGAGAAGTTCGACCGACTGCCCGAGCCGCGCGCCGAGGGCCCGAGCGCGTTCGTGTCGATCATGGAAGGCTGCTCGAAATACTGCTCGTTCTGCGTGGTGCCGTACACGCGCGGCGAGGAAATTTCGCGTCCGTTCGATGACGTGCTGGCGGAAGTGGCGTCACTCGCCGAACAGGGCGTGAAAGAAGTGAACCTGCTGGGCCAGAACGTCAATGCCTATCGCGGACCGATGTTCGACGGCGGCACGGCGGACCTCGCGCTGCTGATTCGCGCGATCGCGGAGATCGACGGCATCGGGCGAATTCGTTTCACGACTTCGCACCCGCTGGAGTTTTCCGACTCGCTGGTCGCCGCGTATCGCGACGTGCCCAAGCTCGCGAACTTCCTGCACCTGCCGGTGCAGTCGGGCTCCGACCGCGTGCTCGCGATGATGAAACGCGGCTACACCGCGCTGGAATTCAAGTCGAAGATCCGCAAGCTGCGTGCGGTGCGGCCGGACATCTGCGTCTCGTCGGATTTCATCGTGGGCTTTCCGGGTGAAACCGACGCCGATTTCGAGAAGACCATGCAGTTGATCGACGACGTCGGCTTCGACCAGTCGTTCTCGTTCATCTATTCCAAGCGTCCCGGCACGCCCGCCGCCAACCTGCCCGATCCGACGCCCGACGCGGTAAAACACGAACGCCTGACGCGCCTGCAGAACGCGATCAACGCGCACGCCGCGAAGATCAGTGAGGCGATGGTCGGCACCACGCAGCGCATCCTCGTCACCGGCCCGTCGAAGAAGAATCCGAACGAACTCACCGGCAAGACCGAGAACATGCGCCAGGTGAATTTCGCGGGCGATGCGCGGCTGGTCGGGCAGTTCGTGGATGTGGTGATCGCCGCGGCGCTGACGAATTCGTTGCGCGGGCGAGTGCAGGCCGAACATGCCTCTGCCGTCTGA
- a CDS encoding Phosphate starvation-inducible protein PhoH, predicted ATPase — MTEGIIQHDFTLEPDDTQRLANLCGPFDEHLRQIELRLGVEINNRGNVFRVIGEEPAVKSGERVLRNLYEATEHETLNGRVLNLRLSEAGVDALAEQQSEGAQEVAIKVKRGTIRGRGPNQVRYLHAIATHDINFGIGPAGTGKTYLAVASAVEALETGRVQRLILVRPAVEAGEKLGFLPGDLTQKVDPYLRPLYDALYEMLGFDRVARLIERSVIEIAPLAYMRGRTLNDSFVILDEAQNSTVEQMKMFLTRIGFGTTTVVTGDVTQVDLPRNTRSGLRNVIEVLRDVDGISFTFFTARDVVRHPLVAKIVRAYEAAEERNGDAAP, encoded by the coding sequence ATGACCGAAGGCATCATCCAGCACGACTTCACCCTCGAACCCGACGACACACAGCGGCTCGCCAACCTGTGCGGCCCGTTCGACGAACACTTGCGCCAGATCGAATTGCGGCTCGGCGTCGAGATCAATAACCGCGGCAACGTATTCCGCGTGATCGGCGAGGAGCCCGCGGTAAAATCTGGCGAGCGCGTGCTGCGCAACCTCTACGAAGCCACCGAACACGAAACCTTGAACGGGCGCGTATTGAACCTGCGCCTGTCCGAAGCCGGCGTCGATGCGCTCGCGGAGCAACAGTCCGAAGGCGCGCAGGAAGTCGCGATCAAGGTGAAGCGCGGCACGATCCGCGGACGCGGCCCGAATCAGGTGCGCTATCTGCACGCCATCGCGACGCACGACATCAACTTCGGGATAGGACCGGCCGGCACCGGCAAGACGTATCTTGCGGTCGCGAGCGCCGTGGAAGCATTGGAAACCGGCCGCGTGCAACGGCTGATCCTGGTGCGGCCCGCGGTCGAGGCCGGCGAGAAGCTCGGCTTCCTGCCGGGCGACCTCACGCAGAAGGTTGATCCGTACCTGCGCCCGCTGTACGACGCGCTGTACGAAATGCTGGGCTTCGACCGCGTCGCGCGGCTGATCGAACGCAGCGTCATCGAGATCGCGCCGCTCGCCTACATGCGCGGGCGCACGCTCAACGATTCGTTCGTGATCCTCGACGAAGCACAGAACAGCACCGTCGAGCAGATGAAGATGTTCCTGACCCGCATCGGCTTCGGCACGACCACCGTGGTGACCGGCGACGTGACCCAGGTCGACCTGCCGCGCAACACGCGTTCGGGCCTGCGCAACGTGATCGAAGTGCTGCGCGACGTCGACGGCATCAGCTTCACCTTCTTCACCGCCCGCGACGTGGTGCGGCATCCGCTGGTCGCCAAGATCGTGCGCGCCTACGAAGCCGCCGAGGAACGCAATGGCGATGCCGCGCCTTGA
- a CDS encoding Metal-dependent hydrolase YbeY, involved in rRNA and/or ribosome maturation and assembly translates to MAMPRLEVGVSYAAPRRSVPTSTSFRRWVEAALQGARHRKPAELSIRIVGAREGRALNLRYRGKDYATNVLSFPVELPRGVASPLLGDLVICAPVLAREAREQRKAPRDHYAHLTVHGVLHLLGFDHQNERDAVRMETLETRILAKLGIADPY, encoded by the coding sequence ATGGCGATGCCGCGCCTTGAAGTTGGCGTCTCGTACGCCGCGCCACGCAGGAGCGTTCCGACGTCGACGAGTTTCCGGCGCTGGGTGGAAGCCGCCTTGCAAGGCGCGCGTCACCGCAAACCCGCCGAACTTTCCATCCGCATCGTCGGCGCGCGCGAAGGCCGCGCGCTGAACCTGCGATATCGCGGCAAGGATTACGCCACCAACGTGTTGTCGTTTCCGGTCGAACTGCCGCGCGGCGTCGCTTCGCCGCTGCTGGGCGACCTGGTGATCTGCGCACCGGTGTTGGCGCGCGAAGCCCGCGAACAACGCAAGGCGCCGCGCGATCATTACGCGCACCTGACGGTCCACGGCGTCCTGCACCTGCTCGGGTTCGACCACCAAAACGAGCGCGATGCCGTGCGGATGGAAACGCTGGAGACGCGAATCCTCGCCAAGCTCGGCATCGCCGATCCGTACTGA
- a CDS encoding Magnesium and cobalt efflux protein CorC, whose product MSAEPPSTTGPAHRSLWDRLGHMLSGEPRNPAELLAELREAQGNGLLTSETFAMIEGSIRVTEMVVGDVMVPRAQMVTIDIDDDLPTILETVIESGHSRFPVHGEDKDEVLGILLAKDLLRRGHDGALDVRALLRRAVMIPESMRLNVLLAEFRRSRNHMAVVVDEYGGVAGLVTIEDVLEEIVGEIDDEHDDAVPPKLIVAQADGSWLVDALTPIEDFNAEFGTAFSDEEYDTVGGLVTAEIGHLPDPGETASMGDYAFDVTRADDRRVLQFRVRKTAAE is encoded by the coding sequence ATGTCCGCAGAACCCCCAAGTACCACTGGCCCCGCCCACCGCTCGCTGTGGGATCGTTTGGGCCACATGCTTTCAGGCGAACCCCGCAACCCCGCGGAACTGCTCGCGGAGTTGCGCGAGGCGCAGGGCAACGGGCTGCTCACCAGCGAAACCTTCGCGATGATCGAAGGCTCGATCCGCGTCACCGAAATGGTGGTCGGCGACGTGATGGTGCCGCGCGCGCAGATGGTCACGATCGACATCGACGACGACCTGCCGACGATCCTCGAAACGGTGATCGAATCCGGCCACTCGCGCTTTCCGGTGCACGGCGAGGACAAGGACGAAGTGCTCGGCATCCTGCTGGCCAAAGACCTGCTGCGCCGCGGCCACGACGGCGCGCTGGATGTGCGCGCGCTGCTGCGCCGCGCGGTGATGATCCCGGAATCGATGCGCCTCAACGTGCTGCTCGCCGAGTTCCGCCGCTCGCGCAACCACATGGCGGTGGTGGTGGACGAATACGGCGGCGTCGCGGGCCTCGTCACCATCGAGGACGTGCTGGAAGAAATCGTCGGCGAGATCGACGACGAGCACGACGATGCCGTGCCGCCGAAACTGATCGTCGCGCAGGCCGACGGAAGCTGGCTGGTCGATGCACTCACGCCGATCGAGGACTTCAACGCCGAGTTCGGCACCGCGTTTTCCGACGAGGAATACGATACCGTCGGCGGCCTCGTCACCGCCGAGATCGGCCACCTGCCCGACCCCGGCGAAACCGCGAGCATGGGCGATTACGCGTTCGACGTGACCCGCGCTGACGATCGGCGCGTGCTGCAGTTCCGCGTCCGCAAAACTGCCGCGGAATAA
- a CDS encoding Magnesium and cobalt transport protein CorA, producing the protein MDTPDTKSMVANCAAYGADGRKIRDITLDEISDFLERPDGFVWVGLVEPDEALLEKLQGEFGLHELAVEDAHTAHQRPKIESYGDSLFIVAQTAQMTEGNIAFGETHIFLGKHYLLSVRHGASRSYAPARRTCEQTPEHLAFGPSYALYSILDYIVDNYLPIVQDFKEELQDLEHDVFSDAANRDVTRRLYGMQRELLTLKLAATPLQDILGQLVRLHPEVIRDEVRPYFRDVQDHVTRVSDAINSMREMLGAAMNVNLSLITVRQNEVVKRLAGWAALLAAPTLLASWYGMNFHDMPELAKPYAYPIIIGITIVVCITLYVVLRRAKWL; encoded by the coding sequence ATGGACACGCCCGACACGAAATCGATGGTCGCCAATTGCGCCGCCTATGGCGCGGACGGCCGGAAAATCCGTGACATCACGCTGGACGAGATCAGCGATTTCCTCGAGCGTCCGGACGGCTTCGTCTGGGTGGGGCTGGTCGAACCGGACGAGGCATTGCTCGAAAAACTGCAGGGCGAATTCGGGCTGCACGAACTCGCGGTGGAGGACGCGCACACCGCGCACCAGCGGCCCAAGATCGAATCCTATGGCGACTCGTTGTTCATCGTGGCGCAAACCGCGCAGATGACGGAGGGCAACATCGCGTTCGGCGAAACCCACATCTTCCTCGGCAAGCACTACCTGTTGTCGGTGCGCCACGGCGCCTCGCGCAGCTATGCCCCCGCGCGCCGCACCTGCGAGCAGACGCCGGAACACCTCGCCTTCGGGCCGAGCTACGCGCTGTATTCGATCCTCGATTACATCGTCGACAACTACCTGCCGATCGTGCAGGACTTCAAGGAAGAACTGCAGGATCTCGAACACGATGTCTTCAGCGACGCCGCCAACCGCGACGTCACCCGCCGCCTGTACGGCATGCAGCGCGAGCTGCTGACATTGAAACTCGCGGCCACGCCGTTGCAGGACATCCTGGGCCAGTTGGTGCGCCTGCATCCCGAGGTGATCCGCGACGAGGTGCGTCCGTATTTCCGCGACGTGCAGGACCACGTCACGCGCGTCAGCGACGCGATCAATTCGATGCGCGAGATGCTGGGCGCGGCGATGAACGTGAACCTGTCGCTGATCACGGTGCGCCAGAACGAAGTGGTGAAGCGGCTCGCAGGTTGGGCCGCGCTGCTGGCGGCGCCGACGCTGCTGGCGAGCTGGTACGGCATGAACTTCCACGACATGCCTGAACTCGCCAAACCGTACGCCTACCCGATCATCATCGGCATCACCATCGTGGTGTGCATCACCCTCTACGTGGTGCTCAGGCGGGCGAAGTGGCTTTGA
- a CDS encoding Prolipoprotein diacylglyceryl transferase, protein MAHPFIVDIDPIAFHVFSFGVRWYGLMYLGGFIGGLALGSYRRNKGRLAVDRDSFLDLAFYVMLGIIVGGRIWYMLTYQPINWIWTDPTQIFRVWDGGMSFHGGLLGVLVASLWWWWRHRATITHYFDVVDFVAPLVPIGLGLGRLGNFINGELWGKPSHLPWAMIFPHASAEDHAYVFGGMIEGSKLQFPAHPLWQATYQQLGGHLPRQPSELYEFLLEGVVMFTVLWLFSIKPRHRYAVSGLFALMYGVFRFAVEFVRLPDPQLGYLLHTGWLTMGQVQSVPLVIVGLLLLWMSRRAPVVQPQPVEVKATSPA, encoded by the coding sequence ATGGCGCATCCCTTCATCGTCGACATCGATCCCATCGCCTTCCACGTGTTCTCGTTCGGCGTGCGCTGGTATGGCTTGATGTACCTCGGCGGCTTCATCGGCGGGCTGGCGCTGGGCAGCTATCGCCGCAACAAGGGCCGGCTGGCGGTGGATCGCGATTCGTTCCTCGACTTGGCGTTCTACGTGATGCTGGGCATCATCGTGGGCGGCCGCATCTGGTACATGCTGACCTACCAGCCCATCAACTGGATCTGGACCGACCCGACGCAGATCTTCCGCGTGTGGGATGGCGGCATGTCGTTCCACGGCGGCCTGCTGGGCGTGCTGGTGGCGAGCCTGTGGTGGTGGTGGCGTCATCGCGCGACGATCACGCACTACTTCGACGTGGTGGATTTCGTCGCGCCGCTGGTGCCGATCGGACTCGGACTCGGCCGCCTCGGCAACTTCATCAACGGCGAGCTGTGGGGCAAGCCCAGCCACCTGCCGTGGGCGATGATCTTTCCGCACGCGAGCGCCGAGGACCATGCGTATGTTTTCGGCGGCATGATCGAGGGCAGCAAGCTGCAGTTCCCGGCGCATCCGCTCTGGCAGGCGACCTACCAGCAGTTGGGCGGGCATCTGCCGCGCCAGCCGAGCGAGTTGTACGAGTTCCTGCTGGAAGGCGTGGTGATGTTCACGGTGCTGTGGCTGTTCTCGATCAAGCCGCGGCATCGCTACGCGGTGTCAGGGCTTTTTGCATTGATGTACGGCGTGTTCCGTTTCGCGGTCGAGTTCGTGCGCCTGCCCGACCCGCAACTCGGCTACCTGCTGCACACCGGCTGGCTGACGATGGGCCAGGTGCAATCGGTGCCGCTGGTCATCGTCGGCTTGCTGCTGCTGTGGATGTCGCGCCGCGCACCGGTGGTGCAACCGCAACCGGTCGAAGTCAAAGCCACTTCGCCCGCCTGA
- a CDS encoding G/U mismatch-specific uracil DNA glycosylase yields the protein MSNRDAFILPDVLAPGLRVVFCGTAPGTRSAREGAYYAHPGNHFWRALFVIGLTPQLLAPAEFRDVLQFSIGLTDVAKHHFGSDAELPRTAFDAAALQRKLVRYRPRIVAFTSKNAARAGLALGSRNPDYGEQTIAIAQTRVFVLPSPSGQARRFWNVEPWHALAAVVRNM from the coding sequence ATGAGCAACCGCGACGCTTTCATCCTGCCCGATGTGCTGGCGCCCGGCTTGCGCGTGGTGTTCTGCGGCACCGCGCCCGGCACGCGCTCCGCACGCGAGGGCGCGTACTACGCGCATCCGGGCAATCATTTCTGGCGCGCGCTGTTCGTGATTGGCCTGACGCCGCAGCTGCTGGCACCTGCCGAGTTCCGCGACGTGCTGCAGTTCAGCATCGGGCTCACGGACGTGGCCAAGCATCATTTCGGATCGGACGCCGAATTGCCGCGCACGGCGTTCGACGCAGCGGCATTGCAGCGCAAGCTTGTGCGCTACCGTCCGCGCATCGTCGCCTTCACCAGCAAGAACGCCGCGCGTGCGGGGCTCGCGTTGGGTTCGCGCAATCCCGATTACGGCGAGCAAACCATCGCAATCGCGCAGACGCGCGTGTTCGTGCTGCCATCACCATCGGGACAGGCGCGCCGGTTCTGGAATGTCGAGCCGTGGCATGCATTGGCAGCCGTCGTTCGGAACATGTAG
- a CDS encoding 2-keto-3-deoxy-D-arabino-heptulosonate-7-phosphate synthase II, which yields MAISDSPSRAPLRPVREARPWKPDSWQSHPAEQMPRYDDPVELDAALARLAKLPPLVTSWEILALKQHLADAQDGKRFLLQGGDCAETFADCNNEVIANRLKVLLQMSLVLVHGLRMPVLRVGRFAGQYAKPRSADTETIDGVTLPAYRGDLVNGPEFTPEARRADPARMLEGHARSAMTMNFVRALIDGGFADLHHPEYWNLAWVDHSPLAADYRKMVDGISNAVRFMETLAGEPIASFQRADFYTSHEALLLPYEQAMTRQVPRQWGWFNLSAHFPWIGMRTAALDGAHVEMCRGIRNPVAVKVSPAMHDDQLKALIDILNPDDEPGRLTLIHRMGAGGIGQHLPRLINAVKATGRRVLWVCDPMHGNTEKLGTGVKTRRFANIRSELEQAFDIHAAENSRLGGVHLELTGEDVTECLGGARNLSEADLGRAYKSSVDPRLNYEQSLELAMLIVRKSGAAATV from the coding sequence ATGGCCATTTCGGATTCACCGTCGCGCGCGCCGCTGCGCCCCGTCCGCGAAGCGCGGCCGTGGAAGCCCGACAGTTGGCAATCGCATCCCGCGGAGCAGATGCCGCGCTACGACGATCCGGTCGAACTGGACGCTGCGCTCGCGCGGCTGGCCAAGTTGCCGCCGCTGGTCACGTCGTGGGAAATCCTGGCGCTGAAGCAACACCTGGCTGACGCGCAGGACGGCAAGCGTTTCCTGCTGCAGGGTGGCGATTGCGCCGAGACCTTCGCGGACTGCAACAACGAGGTGATCGCCAATCGCCTGAAGGTGTTGTTGCAGATGAGCCTGGTGCTGGTGCACGGCTTGCGCATGCCGGTGCTGCGCGTGGGCCGCTTCGCCGGCCAGTACGCCAAGCCGCGTTCGGCCGACACCGAGACCATCGACGGCGTGACGCTGCCGGCCTATCGCGGCGACCTGGTCAACGGCCCCGAATTCACGCCCGAAGCCCGTCGCGCCGATCCCGCCCGCATGCTGGAAGGCCACGCGCGTTCGGCGATGACCATGAACTTCGTGCGCGCGCTGATCGACGGTGGTTTCGCCGACCTGCACCACCCCGAATACTGGAACCTCGCCTGGGTCGATCATTCGCCGCTGGCCGCCGACTACCGGAAGATGGTGGACGGCATTTCCAACGCGGTGCGTTTCATGGAGACGCTTGCCGGCGAACCGATCGCGAGTTTTCAGCGCGCGGATTTCTACACCTCGCACGAGGCGCTGCTGCTGCCTTACGAACAGGCCATGACGCGGCAGGTGCCGCGCCAGTGGGGCTGGTTCAACCTTTCCGCGCATTTCCCGTGGATCGGCATGCGCACCGCCGCGCTCGACGGCGCGCACGTGGAGATGTGCCGCGGCATCCGCAATCCCGTCGCGGTCAAGGTGAGTCCGGCGATGCACGACGATCAGTTGAAGGCCTTGATCGACATCCTCAATCCCGACGACGAGCCTGGCCGCCTCACGCTGATCCATCGCATGGGCGCGGGCGGCATCGGCCAGCACCTGCCGCGCCTCATCAACGCGGTGAAGGCCACCGGCCGGCGCGTGTTGTGGGTGTGCGATCCGATGCACGGCAACACCGAGAAGCTCGGCACCGGCGTCAAGACGCGCCGTTTCGCGAACATCCGCAGCGAGCTGGAGCAAGCGTTCGACATCCACGCTGCGGAAAATTCGCGGCTCGGCGGCGTGCACCTGGAATTGACCGGCGAGGACGTCACCGAATGCCTCGGCGGCGCGCGCAACCTGTCGGAAGCCGATCTCGGCCGTGCCTACAAATCGTCGGTCGATCCGCGGCTCAATTACGAGCAGTCGCTGGAACTGGCGATGCTGATCGTGCGCAAGTCGGGCGCGGCGGCGACCGTGTAG